The Thermosipho melanesiensis BI429 sequence TTATTGGCTTTACTTTATACCCACAGTGCGTTTGGTTCCGAAGGATAAAAATTAAAGAATTCCCCATCTACTTTAGATGGGGAATTTTATATTATCTTTTTAATATATGTTGAACATTCTTCAAAATCACTTCTTCATCTGCCTCTATGATAGTTACATTTCCAACTCTTTCTTTTAACTCAACTTTTCCATCTTTATATGACTTTCCAATAGTTATCCTCAAAGGAAAACCTATTAAATCTGCATCCTTGAATTTAACACCAGGAGAAACATCTCTATCATCTATTAAAACATCTACTCCTTTATCTAACAAATATCTATACAGCTTTTCTGCAAAACTCTTTTCATTTTCCTTACCCACAACGGTAATAACCACTTCGTAAGGAGCAACAGACACAGGCCAAATAATTCCATTATCATCGTGTAATTGCTCAACAATAGCACCTAACGTTCTCGAAATTCCCCAGCCATAGCAACCCATAATAAATGGTTTCATTTTTCCATCCTTGTTCATATACTTTACATCCATGGTTTCTGAATATTTTGTCCCCAACTTGAATATATGGCCTAACTCAATTCCTCTTTCTGATTTTAACGGTTTACCACAAACTGGACAAGGTTCACCAGGATTTACTACAACTAAATCAGCCCATTCTTCCACTTGAAAATCTCTTTCTAAATTCACATTTATATAGTGATAATTTTTTTTCATGCCACCAACAACAAAATTCTTCATATACTTTATTCCTTTATCGGCTACAATCTTTACATTAGAAATTCCAACAGGACCTAAAAAACCAATGGGAACTCCAAAATCTTCGAGTATATTTTCCGGCAATGCCATTTGTAGCGACTGATCTCCCAAATAAGCTTTTAGTTTTTCAAAATTAAGTTCCCTATTCCCTGGAACCAAAACCATTACATATCCATCTCTTCCTTTAAAAATCAATGATTTTACTATTCTTTTTATTTCTACACCTAAATATTGTGCAACTTCTTCAACGGTTCTAACATTTGGTGTATGCACAAGTTCCCTTTCTTTTTCATCTTCATCAAAAACTTCGTATTCTCCCATATAAGGAACCTTTTCATCACTTCCTGCATATCCACAATCACAATATAAAATATTACTTTCACCATATTCTGCAAATGCAACAAATTCATGTGATTCCTTTCCACCAATTGCACCTGAAGAAGCTTCTATTACTGTATATCTAAGCCCTATTCTTTCTAAAATCCGCGAATACGCTTCCTTAAATTTCTTGTATACTTCATCTAAAGATTCCCAACTATCATGAAAACTATAAGCATCTTTCATGATAAATTCACGAGCTCTCAACACACCAAATCTTGGCCTTATTTCATCTCTATATTTGTTTGCTATTTGATATAGCGTTACTGGAAGCTGCTTATAAGAATTTAATTCATTTTTTACAAGTTCTGTTACAAGCTCCTCGTGTGTAGGCCCAAGGGTAAAATCTCTATTATGTCTATCCTTTAATTTCATCATCTCAGGCCCATAGTCATCCCATCTGCCACTCTTTATCCAAAGTTCTGCAGGTTGAATTATAGGCATCAAAATTTCTTGCGCACCTATTCTATCCATTTCCTCTCTTACTATATTCTCTATCTTTAAAAGTGTCCTACGTGCAAGTGGTAAATAAGTATATACCCCAGCAGCTATTTTTCTTATAAACCCTGCTCTTTGCAGAAGAGCTTGACTTGGAATTTCTGCATCAGCGGGATTTTCCCTTAATGTTGGTGCATAAAGTTGAGAAAATCTCATTCATCCACCTCCGTATTCATCTCCCATTTTGTACCTTCTGAAGTATCCAGAATTTTAACTCCTGCTCTCAACAATGCGTCCCTTATTTTATCAGCTACATTGTAATCTTTTTCTTTTCTTAATTCTTGTCTTACACTCAAAATTTCTTCAATAATCTTTTGGTTGTTTGTTTCAACAACCTTCAAACCTCTTTCAAAAATCCCCAAAACACTTCCAAACACTCTTGTAATTAAATGATATCTTTTTAATGCTTCTTCTTCTTTTCCTTCATCCATTGCCTTATTCAAATCCTTTGATAACTCAAAAATTAAAGCAATTACTCTAGGAGTATTAAAATCATCTTCCAATGCCTCAACAAATCTAGCTTCCATATCATTCATAAATGTATCTCTCTTTGGAACTAGTGGATATGGATATTTTTCTTCAAATCTATTTAATGTATTTAAAATTCTAAGTGCGGCCTTTTTTGTATTAAACATTATTTCATGAGAAAATTCTATAGGCGTCCTGTAATGCTTTGAAAGTAAAAATAACTTTACTGCATCTTTTCCATATCTTTTAACCGCTTCACGAACTAAAAATAC is a genomic window containing:
- a CDS encoding proline--tRNA ligase translates to MRFSQLYAPTLRENPADAEIPSQALLQRAGFIRKIAAGVYTYLPLARRTLLKIENIVREEMDRIGAQEILMPIIQPAELWIKSGRWDDYGPEMMKLKDRHNRDFTLGPTHEELVTELVKNELNSYKQLPVTLYQIANKYRDEIRPRFGVLRAREFIMKDAYSFHDSWESLDEVYKKFKEAYSRILERIGLRYTVIEASSGAIGGKESHEFVAFAEYGESNILYCDCGYAGSDEKVPYMGEYEVFDEDEKERELVHTPNVRTVEEVAQYLGVEIKRIVKSLIFKGRDGYVMVLVPGNRELNFEKLKAYLGDQSLQMALPENILEDFGVPIGFLGPVGISNVKIVADKGIKYMKNFVVGGMKKNYHYINVNLERDFQVEEWADLVVVNPGEPCPVCGKPLKSERGIELGHIFKLGTKYSETMDVKYMNKDGKMKPFIMGCYGWGISRTLGAIVEQLHDDNGIIWPVSVAPYEVVITVVGKENEKSFAEKLYRYLLDKGVDVLIDDRDVSPGVKFKDADLIGFPLRITIGKSYKDGKVELKERVGNVTIIEADEEVILKNVQHILKR